The following proteins come from a genomic window of Pangasianodon hypophthalmus isolate fPanHyp1 chromosome 24, fPanHyp1.pri, whole genome shotgun sequence:
- the atp5meb gene encoding ATP synthase membrane subunit eb → MVPPVQVSPLIKTARYSALLVGLIYGKKRYDYLKPIAAEERRIEEEEKKVREEQERIAKQLAEANEDTILK, encoded by the exons ATGGTGCCTCCTGTGCAGGTTTCTCCTCTCATTAAG acaGCCAGGTACTCGGCTCTGCTCGTGGGGCTCATCTACGGCAAAAAGCGCTATG ATTACCTGAAGCCCATAGCGGCGGAGGAGAGGAGGAtcgaggaggaggagaagaaagtgAGGGAGGAGCAGGAACGCATCGCTAAACAGCTGGCTgagg CAAACGAAGACACGATCCTGAAGTGA
- the rchy1 gene encoding RING finger and CHY zinc finger domain-containing protein 1 isoform X3 produces the protein MAATAAGCQHYVRKCLLKAPCCEKFYVCHLCHDDEENHKLDRFQVREVKCAVCDAVQQAQQACRRCGVTFSEYYCDICHLYDKNKKQFHCQPCGICRIGPREKFFHCEKCNLCLANDLLGKHKCLENVSRQDCPVCMEDIHTSRIGAHVMPCGHLLHKTCFELMCRNGEYRCPLCMRSALNMEEYWEERDVEIAQSPMPPEFNSRKVKRQCNPALSQAVMEYRDPV, from the exons ATGGCGGCCACAGCAGCAGGGTGTCAGCACTATGTCCGCAAATGTTTGTTAAAA GCTCCCTGCTGTGAGAAGTTTTACGTGTGTCATCTCTGCCATGATGATGAGGAGAACCACAAACTGGACCGGTTTCAGGTCAGAGAGGTGAAATGCGCCGTGTGTGATGCTGTCCAACAG GCTCAGCAGGCGTGTCGGCGGTGTGGAGTGACGTTCAGCGAGTATTACTGCGATATCTGTCACCTCTACGATAAAAACAAGAAGCAGTTCCACTGTCAGCCGTGTGGCATCTGCAG GATCGGCCCGAGAGAGAAGTTCTTCCACTGTGAGAAGTGTAATTTGTGTTTAGCCAACGATCTTCTGGGCAAACACAAG TGTCTGGAGAACGTGTCAAGGCAGgactgccctgtgtgcatggaggaTATTCACACGTCCAGGATCGGCGCTCACGTCATGCCCTGCGGTCACCTGCTGCACAA gACATGCTTCGAGCTAATGTGCAGAAACGG tgagtaTCGGTGTCCTCTCTGCATGCGCTCAGCGTTAAACATGGAGGAGTACTGGGAGGAGAGAGATGTAGAGATCGCTCAGTCGCCCATGCCACCCGAGTTCAACAGTCGGAAAGTAAAG CGTCAGTGCAACCCAGCCCTGTCTCAAGCTGTAATGGAATATCGAG atccTGTGTAA
- the rchy1 gene encoding RING finger and CHY zinc finger domain-containing protein 1 isoform X1: MAATAAGCQHYVRKCLLKAPCCEKFYVCHLCHDDEENHKLDRFQVREVKCAVCDAVQQAQQACRRCGVTFSEYYCDICHLYDKNKKQFHCQPCGICRIGPREKFFHCEKCNLCLANDLLGKHKCLENVSRQDCPVCMEDIHTSRIGAHVMPCGHLLHKTCFELMCRNGEYRCPLCMRSALNMEEYWEERDVEIAQSPMPPEFNSRKVKILCNDCQNRCTVDFHILGMKCSSCGSYNTSQD, translated from the exons ATGGCGGCCACAGCAGCAGGGTGTCAGCACTATGTCCGCAAATGTTTGTTAAAA GCTCCCTGCTGTGAGAAGTTTTACGTGTGTCATCTCTGCCATGATGATGAGGAGAACCACAAACTGGACCGGTTTCAGGTCAGAGAGGTGAAATGCGCCGTGTGTGATGCTGTCCAACAG GCTCAGCAGGCGTGTCGGCGGTGTGGAGTGACGTTCAGCGAGTATTACTGCGATATCTGTCACCTCTACGATAAAAACAAGAAGCAGTTCCACTGTCAGCCGTGTGGCATCTGCAG GATCGGCCCGAGAGAGAAGTTCTTCCACTGTGAGAAGTGTAATTTGTGTTTAGCCAACGATCTTCTGGGCAAACACAAG TGTCTGGAGAACGTGTCAAGGCAGgactgccctgtgtgcatggaggaTATTCACACGTCCAGGATCGGCGCTCACGTCATGCCCTGCGGTCACCTGCTGCACAA gACATGCTTCGAGCTAATGTGCAGAAACGG tgagtaTCGGTGTCCTCTCTGCATGCGCTCAGCGTTAAACATGGAGGAGTACTGGGAGGAGAGAGATGTAGAGATCGCTCAGTCGCCCATGCCACCCGAGTTCAACAGTCGGAAAGTAAAG atccTGTGTAACGACTGTCAGAACCGCTGTACTGTAGATTTCCACATTTTGGGGATGAAGTGCAGCAGCTGTGGCTCCTATAACACCTCGCAGGATTGA
- the rchy1 gene encoding RING finger and CHY zinc finger domain-containing protein 1 isoform X2, producing the protein MAATAAGCQHYVRKCLLKAPCCEKFYVCHLCHDDEENHKLDRFQVREVKCAVCDAVQQAQQACRRCGVTFSEYYCDICHLYDKNKKQFHCQPCGICRIGPREKFFHCEKCNLCLANDLLGKHKCLENVSRQDCPVCMEDIHTSRIGAHVMPCGHLLHKTCFELMCRNGEYRCPLCMRSALNMEEYWEERDVEIAQSPMPPEFNSRKVKRQCNPALSQAVMEYRGKCVMC; encoded by the exons ATGGCGGCCACAGCAGCAGGGTGTCAGCACTATGTCCGCAAATGTTTGTTAAAA GCTCCCTGCTGTGAGAAGTTTTACGTGTGTCATCTCTGCCATGATGATGAGGAGAACCACAAACTGGACCGGTTTCAGGTCAGAGAGGTGAAATGCGCCGTGTGTGATGCTGTCCAACAG GCTCAGCAGGCGTGTCGGCGGTGTGGAGTGACGTTCAGCGAGTATTACTGCGATATCTGTCACCTCTACGATAAAAACAAGAAGCAGTTCCACTGTCAGCCGTGTGGCATCTGCAG GATCGGCCCGAGAGAGAAGTTCTTCCACTGTGAGAAGTGTAATTTGTGTTTAGCCAACGATCTTCTGGGCAAACACAAG TGTCTGGAGAACGTGTCAAGGCAGgactgccctgtgtgcatggaggaTATTCACACGTCCAGGATCGGCGCTCACGTCATGCCCTGCGGTCACCTGCTGCACAA gACATGCTTCGAGCTAATGTGCAGAAACGG tgagtaTCGGTGTCCTCTCTGCATGCGCTCAGCGTTAAACATGGAGGAGTACTGGGAGGAGAGAGATGTAGAGATCGCTCAGTCGCCCATGCCACCCGAGTTCAACAGTCGGAAAGTAAAG CGTCAGTGCAACCCAGCCCTGTCTCAAGCTGTAATGGAATATCGAGgtaaatgtgtgatgtgttga